The nucleotide sequence ATTTCCATGAAAAGAAATTGTCCCCATGGAAGCATCTGCTGTTCCAAATAGTCTCGATCTATAAACAACCATCTCATGGCTAATGGGCTCTTCAGCCAAAAGTTCCCACTACTGACAGCCAAGCAGCAATGAACTGTAAGTAAATAAGAGAAGGGCTTCCTTTCTTTCTAGAAATGTGTTGCAGCTATTCCTACAGCTGCACCTGCAGTCTCCTCCTCTTCATATCAAACACTCCAGACTGGGCATTTCCCAGGATTTGctaagggaaagagaggaagacatgaggagtggaaagggaaagaggggtaCTTTAAGAGGAACAGAGAATGTACTGCTTCTGAGAACTGTTTACTAGTTTGACATACAGAGAAATTAGCTGACCTTCATGTGGAGTCATCTAACCTGGGCCAAAATCCAAAAAATCAGTTTAGTGACCACTCTGGCATCTATTCTTCACCCCAGAAGTGAGCATCACTGCCTGTGCTTTGAGAAGTCCCAACCAGACCCCCACTAGTGATTCCTGAATATTAGGTTCTGCCAAGAATACCATAAGCTCACCAGTGCcagttaacaaaaagaaaagattgattCTGACATCACTCCTAGAatatggggagggaaagggagcagAGCAAAAAGTGTGGATGAGGGGAAATAGTGGGAGGAAGGAACTCATGATGGGAAGAGGAGATGTGCAATGGAGAATGTCACTGAATAGTCGGTGCAGAAATGTGAGAGCAGTTGGGGACAGTGATGGatttgtaaaagggaaaagaagaggggggTGAAATTATAAAGATGGGCCTGGGAAGTGTCACCAGGAGcataacagagaagaaaaaaatggggcTAGGCAAAGTGTCCCTGGGAAACATCGAAGAAGTGTGGTTGGTAAAGCCAGGGCAAACTTGGGGCTAGAGGGGAATGGGGAAGGGTAATGGAGACACGCGGTAGGAAGTTGAGGGGAGGGGTCAGTAGGAAATGTCTCAGGAAGGAACCAGAGGGTGACCCGGACAAAAGGTGGGAGCTAGTAGGGATAAGAAATAAGATGGAATGGGGGATAGGGGAAGCCAGCTAAATCGTCACTGGGGGATAAGATCGGGAAAAATGAAGGGAATTCAGGAAGCGTGGAAAGTATCACTGGGGGAGAAACAAGAGTTAATATGACGGGGGAGCCTGACAGTGGGGAGTcactgggtggggggaggaggtagGCAGCGGGGAGTCACGAGGGGAAACGGGGCACTGGAATAAGTTGGGAGAGTCCCCGGCGGCGGGGTCACTGTGGGAGGAGGAGCAGTCCTGAGTGACAGTGGGTCTGAGCTCCGGTTTGGCTCACACCGAGGCCCAGTCTGGTCTCCCCGAGGGGTGTGGCCGAAGGGCGACGTCAGCGGACCGCCTGCCTTGGGCCTCCACTCACCGGCCCACATGGCCTCGACTTTCCCCACCGCCATCGCTCCGCCTCAGccgctccggctccggctccggaGCCGGGATTTCCCTTCCTCCCGCGATACCCGATGTGTCTCCTTGGGCCTCGCCCCTCTGAAGGACGAGGCTCCGCATTGGTTGAAGCCCCTACGACCAATCCGAGCGGGCTTTGTTCCGATGTCCGATATTCTTTCAACTGGAGCGTGAACGGTCCAGGTAATGGGGCACGGGCCTGTGGCGCGCTCATCGTGTGGAGCTAGGCTCTCTGGGAGTCTTCCTGGGCTGGTGGGCAGGGCGCAGGACTTTGGGTTCATAACTGTGTTGCATTAAAAGCCCACCCCGACCTAGGGAGGACAAACGCTATGGACCCGGCAGGCGGGAGCAGCGCCTTCTTTGGCGCGGTAGGTCCCGACTCGAGGCGCTGGTGCCCAGATGCTTCTAGGCCCACCCAAATACTTTATGTGGCCGCTATCCTGGGCACCGGGCAAGTAATTCCTGTGTTGGCCCTAGTCAATCATTTTATtgagtgcctgctgtgtgccaattaggcagctaggtggcgcagtggatacaGCACagggcatgaagtcaggaagacccgagttcaaattctgatttcatATACTATTTAGTTGTATGATTCTAGGCACccaacactgtttgcctcagttttatcatctgtaaaatgagctggagaagggcatGGCAGACCATTATTGTCTTtgtcgccaagaaaaccccaaatggggtcacaactgaaaaacaagtaTGCTAGGAAGTGTGCTAAGGGCTGGTTGGTAAATTATGTGAAAGTATGATCTAGACCCCTCCCTAGTCCTGGGCTCTGTAGTAGGTAAACATTTGATAAATACTTGAGTGAAAGGGCTTTTTACCTGGGCTTTGTTTGATACTGTTTTCTACCCAAATAAGGTTGCTTCCTCAGAAGCTAACGGTATCAACCTAGGAAAAGGCATAAAACCCCTAACATTTTGAGGGAAGTGAGTTCACTACTTTCATCAGCATGACTTTGCCTAACTGCCCAGTAGCAGCCTAGGCATACGAAAACACCATgcaatataatgaaaagaatccAAAGACCAGTTCCAGATTTAACCCttactctttttctccctcctcacagATGCACAGAATGGGTCTTCTTTCAGCTCTGACTCGAGGCCTTGTCCGAGGGGCAGACCGAATGAGCAAATGGACAAGCAAGCGAGGGCCCCGAACCTTCTACAAAGGTCGTGGAGCCAAGTTTACAGGCTTTACCTCAGGTGGGAAGTTTGTGAAGGTGAAGGAAATGGTCCCTGAGTTTGTGGTTCCAGATTTGACAGGCTTCAAACTCAAACCATATGTGTCCTATCGTGCTCCAGCTGGCACAGATGAACCACTGACAGCCAAGCAACTCTTTATGGAAGCTGTAGCACCCTCTATTGAAAAGGACTTTAAGGAAGGAACTTTTGACCCTAAAAACCTGGAAAAGTATGGCTTTGAGCCCACCCAGGAAGGCAAGCTCTTCCAGCTATATCCTAAAAACTATGTGCAATAATAAAGGACTGTCTAATCAGTaatcattcatttctcttatgTATTGTGAATAGCCTAGCTTGAAAAACTAATTAAGAGTGAAGGGAGCAGTGCAGCTAGATAGTtctttggattgagagccaggcccagaaccagaaggtcctgggttcaaatgtgccttcagacacttcctagacatatgaccctggacaagtcacttaacccccattgcctcacccttgcctatcttctgccttggaaccaataggagCATTgaggaaggttagggtttaaaaaaagaaagtgaaaggaagaggCCTTTATTTAAATCTCATTACCCtgataattcaaatattataaatagcatcattcaattcaataaacatttattaattgcctgcttggtgctaggcactgtgttaatctatacaaaataagaaaaagagagtctATATTTTCATAGTCTAATTGATGGGGGGCAGGGGACATCAGAGAATATATGTGAGTCTAAACCAAGCACAGCCTCTTAGGGGAAACAGAATTACTTGGGAGGGTCTGACCTTTATAAAGGTAGGCTTTGGCAGTTTATTGCTTCACCATCCAGCCATCCAGTCAGAGGGGAGAGGCAACTGAAGGAGTTGTTGCATATCAAAAGTTAAGCCAATATATGTAGTGATAAGACTTTGGTTATCCTGGGAAAGTGTTCCCCCATCACTGCtaatagaaaatggaaagaatagtaatattttaaagtatatgtcttgggggcagctgggtagctcaggtgattgagagtcaggcctagagaagaggtcctagattcaaattcggcctcagatgcttcccagctgtgtgaccctgggcaagtcacttgacccccattgcccaccttaccactcctcattccacctaggaaccaatacacagaagttaagggtttaaaaaataataataaaaataaaataaagtatatgtcTTGGGGTACACCTAGGTAGCATAAGGCCTAGAgcagggaggacctgggttcaaatgctgcctcagatacttcctagctgtgtgaccctgggcaagtcaatgcatttgcctagctcttgttcCTCTTAGAATTGTTAGAAGAcagaaaaggttttttaaaacatGTATCTAAAATGGGCTAATAATGCCATAGCTAATCACCATTTGTTATATAGTTTCCATTTGCCAAGAAactggaagaaaatttaaaaattagcacAGCTAACAAGAGAACATAtcctcccccaaaaaataaaatttcccctagTTGGCCTAATCAGATCAGATGGTATGATTGCCTTTTGGTATTCTGTGGGTTATTGGGAGACCTTATATGCTTCTGTCTTACACAAACAGTACAAAATGTACACAAGTTTTGCAGGGTTTAAGCCTTTAAATCCATTTGACAATAGCAAAGTTTACAAAGGAAGAATGAGATCATTATCTGTTGGGATAAATAAGCTTCATAGTAGAAGATTTGGCTAGAAAAAGTATTTAATCATATAGCCAGGTGACACTTCTTACAAAATGAGACTAGACTCACAGAGCACCCTAGGgtatgatgggcaaactttttaatctgtcagtctgtttctaaggcaactctttcaaagtttcattatattgtatcctacctACTCATTGGATTCGTCGGATTAGGCATAATGTGGCAGCTATATATTtttacccaggacctcccatctctgggcctggctttcaatccactaagccatccagctCCCCTTACCCCTtcaaaatgttcaccatcactataAAGAACTACCAAATAAATAGTTCAAAAGTGAAGTTATCTTCTCAGGCAATGAGAGTTCTTTCACTGGAAGTATTCATGAAGAAGCTAGAATAGATGACCATCTATCCTGGGATAATACAGAGGAGCTACTCTGAcagtctataattttttttaaacataatagCTGGGGCAGGCAGGTAACTCAGTGGctacagagccaggcctagagacagaagggttcaaatctagcctcagatactttataaatgcatgaccctgggcaagtcatttaaacccaattgcctagcccttactcttcagccttagaacagatagctagtattgattctaagacagaaaggaaaagtttggaaaaaaaagtaatagctgacttttaaagtttgtaaaggtGAAtttcatatgttatctcatttgaacttcacagcAACATTGTAAGAGGGGAGCATTATAATAACCCCcatttcaatttctttaaatGTCTCTGACCAGGATTACACATAATTCCTGTCTGAGTCATAATTCAAACTTTAGTCCTCTTTACTCTGAGTCCAGAACTCTAACCATCACACATGATATCCCTATAGGTGGTTTAGTCAATAGAGTGCTAGAATCAGAGTGAGGAACACCTGAGAGTCAAATCTACCTCAGATTCCTGGTAGCTGTGTGATTCTCTACTGGAGAGAAGTCATAAtttcacttcagtttcctcatctgcaaaatggaaataataacttccATTTCAGCGTTATGATGAAAGCCAAACACTTTTTaagtcttaaagtgctatataaatattggctATGATGGGGAAGAAGGACAAGGCAAGGGAGACAGTAAATGGATGTTCCATTAAATAATATGCACAATCCCAAAGTTGAATTGCAACACCCTGAGACCCGATAATccagtttttccatttccttcctccaATATTAGAAATATTCTGAACTCAGTATTTTAAATATTGTCCTAGAGTTATCTACATCCTCCTGTTCTCCTACTTCTAGGCCAATTCTTGTAGCCTCTACTCTAAAATTCAGTCAACTAGCATATATTAGGCACCCACTATATCTGGGGCACTGTGCTACGTCCTATGGACACCAAGAAATGCaagagtccttgctctcaaggagcttaataggggacaatatgcaaacaattatgtacatttatgtaaaataaacaggaaataacAGAAGGAAGATTTTAGAAttaaggcttcctgtagaaggtaggatttcagctgggatttgaaggaagccaggaaaactaggaaggaaagatgagaaaggagagaattctgggCATAGAGaactgccagagaaaatgcctagagtctGGACATGTAGTCTTGTGCAAGGAACATGAAGAAGCCAAAGTCACTGAAGAGTACACAGTGAGCATCATAAGGTGCAAGATTAGTAAAATGAAAGGGGGActagattgtaaagggctttgaacatcattttatatttaacagTAGAGGTAATAGAGAGTCACTAGTTTATTGAATAGTAGGGGCAGGGATAGATGTGGGACATAGACccttgctttaagaaaatcactagTGGCAGAATGAAGGATATATATAGGAgtagggaagagacttgaggcaggctgacccaccagcaggctagtTCAGGAGGTCAGGCTTGATGTTATGAGAACCTTCACTAGAGTGgggacagtgtcagaggagagaaggaatcaTAATCAGATGTTTCAAAGGCAAAATCAACAGACCTCGGCAAAAGATGTAAAAGACTGGGAGTATGAGAGTAAGGAAATCAGGATAACTCCTAGGTTGTGAACCTGAGATCCTTTGTGTTTGGTGCTATCCTCTACAGGAACAGGGAAAGTGGAGACAGGGGGACAGttaggggaaaagagaatgagttaTTTTGGACacactgagtttaagatgtctattggaaATCCAGTAAAATGTCTAAAAGGCAAtagagatgtgagattggaggacagcaagtattttatttaagagttttgcattTGTGttctttaaggagattggtctatattttctttctctgtttttggactTCCTGGCTTAGCTATCAGTACCATAGTTGTGTCATAAAAAGCTGAGGGGCACCTATGGTTAGAGGTTGTGATCTGTAAGAGGACCGGGAAAAGAAGACAGAGTAGTTAGATAGCTAGGAGACCAGTGTCCTGAAAGGAAGAGTGAGCGATGTCAAAAacttcagagaggtcaaggagaatgggGGTGTGAGAAAAATATCACTGGCTTTAGCAACtcagtaactttggagagggcagTTTCGGTGGAACTTTGATTGGAAGTTAGATTATAAGGTGAAGagggtgagagaagagaaagtggagaCACCTATTGCGTATGGCCTTTTtgaggagtttagctacaaaaggcagaagagaaaaagaatgagagcaAGGATAGAAGGATCAGATGAGGTTTTATTTTCAGAATAAAGGTGATATGGTATATTTGTAGGCATTAGGAAAGGCTCAGAGGggttgaaaataagtgaaagaacaAGAATAATAGAGGGCAAGCTGTTGATGAAGACAGGATGGAATGAGATACTTGAACATGTAGAGAGATTAACACTTGTAAAGATGTCATTTCattacataaaagagaaaaaagagttgGCAGAAAGCTTCTAAAtgatgaggaggagagaagagggaactcaCAGTGAatggcctattttttttttcagtaaaatatgaggcaaagttctcACCTGAAAGTGTAGAAGGAAAGGCAGCCAATGGAAgattagagaaggaagggatgaaaaggtttggaagagctgggatttgatGAGGGAGGCATTGTAGCATTGCCCAGCAGCAGTGAGGGCCCAATTGAGGTTGTGCAACATAAATTTATGGTGGAGCCAGGCACAAAGATTAcatgattttctccaccttcatTCAGCAGCACTGGTAGAAGGAGGCACAAAGGTGACAAAAGGTGAGTGATTCAAGATTGAAGCTTGGCTGAGCATAAATTGGCAAAACGACAATGACACTAGGTAATTCAAGGAAGGATAGTATGGAACTGAATTGGTTCACCagtgaagaaagggaaaagaggagtgGCTAGTGAGGGGAGAAAGCAAAGAGGGAATTGAGACATCAGTGGATTGGAGGTCGTAGTGAAGGTGAAGAACAGTTATAtaagggaaggcagagggagatGTGAAAGGCCAATAGATTATGGTCAGATAAGGGGATTTCAGAATTTTTGAACATGGGAGTGACTCATTCGTGGGTGATGGCATCATCGAGGGTATGATTATTTTCTGTGTGTGGTTGAGGTGAGGTGGAGTAGCTTATTGGAGGAGAGTACATTGAGGAACAGAGTGGTTAGGGAGGGAGAATCAGGATGTATGATGGGCAGGATTTGAGGAGCAGAGAATTGTAAGCCAGTTATCAAATTcattgaagaaggaaagggaatgacCTAAAGGTCTGTAGACAACAGCTACCAAAATAATTGATTAGGTAGTAGATTATGAATAATTTACtgagcaaaggaagaaagagaacctGGAAATAGTGACTGGGAGCAAGTAGTATTCCAACTCCCTCTCCTCAACAAGTGAGCTAAGGAGAATGAGTAAAGGTCCAGTCAGTATTGGAGAAGGTGGCCAGGAAGTCTGTGTCATCAGGGGAAGGCCAGGTTTCAATTAAGAGCTAATAGGATAACTAGGtggactcaatggatagagagccaggcggTCCTAAAttccaatttggcctcacacacttcctagttgtgtgacccagggcaagtcatttaaccctaattgcctagcccttaccactctcaatacttaatatcaattctaagatagaaggtaaaaaaaatttttttaagctaaTAGATGGAAgaagtggggcagctaagtggcacaatggatagagcactgggcttagaatcaggaagactcaacttcatgacttcaaatctggctagctgtgtgaccccaggcaaggcacttaacctgtttgcctcagtccctcatctgtaaaatgagctggagaagaaaatggcaaatcacgtcagtatctttgataagaaaaccacaaatggggtcataagtGTTGGGCATGACCAAAATATGTACAGGGTCCTCTCCTGCTAGTGATTTATTCTACTGATGGAGAGTAGGAAGATTTAATTCAACAATCCAAGGgcataaccattttttttttttttaggaatctatcctaaaatattttttaaaaagtttagttTAGTGGAGAGGCTGCATGAAGTTAGGTTGAAATTTTGGGGCAGAAGATTGAGGGAGATGGAGATAGAGGATGAAGAATCAAGTGGTAAAGGTTGTTGAGGAGGGTTTGGAAGCTGATCTACTGGTATAAGAAGGGTATGAGTAGGTGTGTGAATTTCATCATTGGATAGAGGGAGCCACTGTTCTACCCTCAAAAGAAAAGCAcagcagagatgggaggtctatAGTCAAAGACagggttgtttttctttgtattagagGTTCTCCATATCCTGGTTAGGAGACTTGACTGGCAGTCCAGAAGATGACTTGTGCTAGGCACAGATGAAAGTGGTTGCTTTGGGATAAATGGAATATTCCCAACCTGGCCCCTTGCAGTCTTTCCTCAGGGACAAAGTTTACTGAGCAGGAAATGAAAGATTTAGGACACCAACACACCTGCAGTCTGAAATCTCACCTAAGGAATTTAATACTagatataatatgttatatatatatataNTGAGGAGGGTTTGGAAGCTGATCTACTGGTATAAGAAGGGTATGAGTAGGTGTGTGAATTTCATCATTGGATAGAGGGAGCCACTGTTCTACCCTCAAAAGAAAAGCAcagcagagatgggaggtctatAGTCAAAGACagggttgtttttctttgtattagagGTTCTCCATATCCTGGTTAGGAGACTTGACTGGCAGTCCAGAAGATGACTTGTGCTAGGCACAGATGAAAGTGGTTGCTTTGGGATAAATGGAATATTCCCAACCTGGCCCCTTGCAGTCTTTCCTCAGGGACAAAGTTTACTGAGCAGGAAATGAAAGATTTAGGACACCAACACACCTGCAGTCTGAAATCTCACCTAAGGAATTTAATACTagatataatatgttatatacatatatataacatattatattatgtagataataatagacataattaataataatctcacctaaggaatttaaaaatacaaataaatataggcAACAGGATcttagaaataagacctttatcaaagtttttttttccacttttaatcATAGTTTTATTGGGGGagttttgtgcaaaaacttttaaattgtaatcaaaatcatccattttttttcttctgtgatcctctccgtctcttatttggtcatgaacTTTTCTCCAATGCACAGATCTTGATTGGTATTTTCATGTTACATTAATTTATGATATAACTTTTGATATCTAGGTCATGTACTCATTAATTCAGGAGCTTATCTTGGTGTATGTTGTAAATGTTGGCCTTGttctaatttcttccatactgCTAATCTAAGTTAACCAACTGTTTTGGGTGTTTTTTTAACCAAATATTGAGTCCTTATCCCAGGACCTGaggtctttgtgtttatcaaacacagGCTACTAGattcatttgcttctgtatgCAGTGttcctaatctgttccactgttcaatttctctattatttaacCAGTTACCAAACTGTTTTGAGGATTACTGCTTTTTAGTAAGGAGAATATGAAGTCTACAATAGGGTTAAAATAGTgttaaatggaaacaaaaatataaagaaataatataaatacaaataaataataagtaaatcAGGATAAAAGTCTTGTATAATTTAAACTAGCCTTGCAGATTAAAAAGGATTAATATAATATACTCTTAGTCATGGCACCCACAGATTCTGGCTTGTCTATTTAACCAGAGACATTCTTCTACTGAGAGtacaaagaaatgggaaaatgttctCTGCTTCCCACCTCCCCCAAGTAAAAGAGGAGGTAAAAATGCCAGTTCTACTTACCCACCAGAAAACAAACTTGGAAGCTGGTCAGAATCTATAATGATGTGAGTGTGaaactttatttgttttttaagattttttctgaggaaaacatttcattttaaaggaaCTTTACAATTTGAGCAAATGGACCTGGAATGGACATATCTTATCTCCTACAGACATTTCAGTCATCACTACCTAAGGCTACATTTTAAAAGAGTTCTTTGTAAAAGACATTTCTAGAATGCtcatttttctccagaatcaGGTATTTAGTCTCACACAGCCACAAGCAGCAACTTATTGTGCTGCTATATACAATTTCCACTTCATGTCTTCTGCTATAAAAATGGCTTAGCAAAGAATTTGTCTTGATAATTGACAGGTATCAAAGGTGGAAAAGACCAATTCTAGGAACTCTGAACTCTGAAAGCTAAGATCCATATGAAATACCTGTCAAAGCAGAAATACCTAGCCAACTCTGAATAGCAAGAACACTAAGTTTAAGGGCAACactcaatgaaaaaaatcaatagactTGCAATAAGCCTAGCAGTAGACATTCATTAAAAGAAGCTTTCTCATAACTATACCTGGCTATTCCAAAAGTGGCTGAGCACTAcatagagaaatttcatttaaaaaaattaaacagatttGGAATATCATAAGGAATAAGGAAATTCTTATATAATTCCCTCACAATGAAGAACCCAGTATTTTCAGATTCATTTGTGGAAATGTCTGtccttttaaaatcaatttgaaaaCTGCTCATATTAACTTGTTTCAATTGACCTTGTTTCCCACTTCCAGAGGTGAAGGGAATGATCATAAAAGGAACAAGTGGCTAAAAGGTTGACAAcagtttttgttatatttttatattcctctGTAGGAATTGTCCCCTTAAACCCAGATGACAGATGGCCAAACCCCTGGTCCAGTGGGACCAAAAAGGCTGATGTCTCCAGCATGATCCCATCAGAAACTGTGGCTTCTCCAGCTAAATCTTTCCCAGTTTCACTAACTAATGTATCAAAAGAGGATGCAGATGATGAATGTGGTATATTCATATTCCCCGAAATATCAACATTTCTGTTGCTCTGATCTTCAGACTGATGCTGAATTTGTTTATCAGTGTATAGACAGAGCCTGGACCAGTCAGCTCCATATGCCAATGACCCATGTGACATATAGGACACAGGAATAAAGGatgcctccttcctctcctctaagaagaaataaagcaataaaaGTCAAGTTTGTTGTTTATGTATTTGTCAAGTTCATCAGTTATCACCAGCTAACAATGATTTCTTCCCATCAGTTCCTCCAAAATGACTAACCAACCAAGAGCACTGAGGAAAAGGAGTCACAAGTACAGGCAGAAGAATGTAGTTAAGAGCTGAGAGGTAAATAGTTAAAAGctgatgagaaaaataatagaaaaaggtAAGTAAAAAGTAAGAATGAGACTGCTTTGGAAGGCCAAAGAGAATTAGAAGCCAAATTAAAAAGCCAACAATTTCTTTACCAAGCCTACAAAATTACTTTCTCCCCTACTCAAGCACGctcagaatttttttcattacCATTCTAAAGCCTAAAGGTTGATACTGGTGGTTAGTCTAGATAAAGCATCACTAAAGACAAGGGCTAAAACTATGATAGGTCTTCAGTGGTTAAGGTAAGTTAAGGGAGGAAACAATTACAGTACCCAGAAACAGCAGTTAAAGACAGTGTTCTTCATTTAGGCAAAGAGCTATAAGCAAAGGGGAAATCAGAATTCAACTCTTTACAGCAAATTTGTGGGCTAAGGCTGGTGCAAGGGCCTGCTCTAACCATCAGCCAACCTATAGCAACACTGACAGGAAGACATTTAGTCTGCCACAATTCTCCTTTTGGTCTCGTAGAAATAGAATCCTGACCTGCTGGTATCATCATTGTAACCATCCTCATTTGGAAGGGATAGTTGCCCTGGGATAAGGATGCTCATCTCATGTTCAAGTGGTTCAAAAAAAGGACCTTGGTCTACGGTGGCCTACAGAATACTCCAGGGCTGCTCAGCCCTAGCAACTTCCTAGTTAAGGCTCCTGATCCAACTCACCTAAAGGTTGCTGGCAGTTGAGGATCTTAAAACCATTATGCATGCATGCAGCCAAAAGTAGGTGATGATAGACAGGATGCCACTTTAGTCTCCATACACCTCCATTTATATGAGTATCATCAAATGGCTGTTTCATGTTACGGGTATCCCATAAGAGAATGTGCTCATCATAACTGAAACCAATGAATCACAGCAAAATTGTCAGAGAAAGACAAATCCAAATTACTACCAGTGGCAGTACAAAAGGCACCTAGATGACAAAaaaccctcccacccccaaaagaTAGGACAAGGCACAGTTCCCATCATCTTTCTCAATCCCATATAGAAAAGGGTCTCTTTTCTAAAACCAAAGCACCTCAAATTTAGTACAATTCTGAGCTAGGGTCTGGCTTCTTTGAAACTAAAGCACCCCAAACTCAAGTGGAGGGAAAGATGAGCTATCTAGACAACTTAAGTGAGGACTTACCTTCCTGTAGCCAGAATATTCTCCTTATGGGGATTGCTCTGAATACTGCACACACCCATTGAATGTCTGCAATAAAAGACAGTCCATGAGtctaaagaaagcaaaaatgagCAAGCTGTATACAGATAACCAGAAACATATTTTCTGGCATACTCCATCTAAGAAGGTCCAGgaatatag is from Gracilinanus agilis isolate LMUSP501 chromosome 2, AgileGrace, whole genome shotgun sequence and encodes:
- the MRPL41 gene encoding 39S ribosomal protein L41, mitochondrial isoform X2 yields the protein MHRMGLLSALTRGLVRGADRMSKWTSKRGPRTFYKGRGAKFTGFTSGGKFVKVKEMVPEFVVPDLTGFKLKPYVSYRAPAGTDEPLTAKQLFMEAVAPSIEKDFKEGTFDPKNLEKYGFEPTQEGKLFQLYPKNYVQ
- the MRPL41 gene encoding 39S ribosomal protein L41, mitochondrial isoform X1 → MDPAGGSSAFFGAMHRMGLLSALTRGLVRGADRMSKWTSKRGPRTFYKGRGAKFTGFTSGGKFVKVKEMVPEFVVPDLTGFKLKPYVSYRAPAGTDEPLTAKQLFMEAVAPSIEKDFKEGTFDPKNLEKYGFEPTQEGKLFQLYPKNYVQ